One bacterium genomic window, CGTGCGCGTGGTGACAGTCTGACCACGGTCTCGGATGACTCAGGCCGGTTTGTGTTTGACTCGGCGCGCGTAGGCCGGCATGACATCTATGCGATGTTGACGGGCTACCGCAATGCGCACGGGGAAGTGTTTGTGCGCGACGGCCTGACCTCGCGTGTGATGCTGATGCTGCACACTATTCCTGTGCCCACCTTTGGGAACATTGCAGGCACGGTGATTTATGCGGCGGATTCTCTGCCTGCATCCGGCGTGATGGTGACACTGTTCAGAATGCGCCATGACAGCCTGACGGCCACCACCGATGCGGCCGGACATTTTGCGTTCGACTCGATTGCCACCGGAGGCTACACGCTGCGGGTGGTGGCAACGGGGTATCTGCCGATTATGCGGGAAGTGGGCGTGCGCAACGGACAGACCACACATGTCACCTTGGTATTGCGCGCCGAGCCGACCGCAGTGGTCGAAGGCCTGGTGACGCTGGCCGATGCGACGCCGGTCGCCCATGCGTTCGTGACACTGGGCGGACAGGGCATGCACCGCTTCATGCGGACGATGTCCGACTCGCTGGGACATTTCGCTTTCCAGCATGTTGCCGCAGGGCATTATGTCATCGCCGCCGAAGCGCGCAATCAGGGCCATACCCGTCAGGCCCTTGATGTGGCCGACGGCCAGACAGTGGACGTGACACTGGTGCTGAATGATTCTACCGGTGGCGCTCAGAATTCTCCGGCAGATCCCAATGCGGCGGATGATCCCAATGCACTGCCGGTGAAGCAGTTCATGGCGAACAACTATCCGAATCCCTTCAACCCGACGACAACGATCAGCTTCTCGGTTCCGCTGTCGGGACAGGTGCGGCTGGCCGTGTATGACGTGCTCGGGCGGAAAGTGGCGGATCTGGTGAATGAATACAAAGACGCCGGCAGCTACCATGTGAGCTTCAACGGTGAGAATCTGCCTTCCGGGCTGTATTTCTACCGCATGAACGCAGGCAATTTGGCTCATACCGGGCGGATGATGCTGCTCAAGTAATCGAAGGCTGAGCAGCGTGGCACTGTTCCGACCTCATCCGGGGCTGCACCGTCACGCTGAACCAAGCTAATCCAAAGCCCCTGCCAAGGTTCCCGGCAGGGGCTTTTCTTACGGTCGACTATAGAAGCTCTGATGTCAAAAAGCCAAAATCGGTACAAACAAGGCATCATCAAAAGTTACGCGGTCCGACCTTTCATCAGTTCCAAGGTCTGCATATACGCGGCGACAAACTTCTCCACCAGCGGTCCGAGTTTCTCGTCGACCAGTTCTCCCTGCTCATTCCAGACCTTAGCCGCTTCACGCACATTCACCTGCTGCGGAATGACGAAGGCCTGCAAACCGGAGAGTGAAGCGCGCAGTTGGGGCATCATGCGCCACGTGCCGAAAGGACCATTGGACGCGCCCATCAGCCCTACCACTTTGCCGTTCCACGGATTGGAGCCGCCGCGCGAGGTCCAGTCGATGACATTCTTGAAGGTGCCGGGGATGCTGTAGTTGTATTCCGGACAGGCAATGATTACGCCGTGGGCCGCGGCGATGCGCGCCTTAATCGTCCACGCATGCTGCGGCAAGCCCGGTCCTTCTTCGATGTCGCCGTCATAGGGGGGCAGCGGGTACTCACACAGATCGAGGCGGTCCAACTCGACGCCGGCTTTTTCAAGATACGACTCGGCCAGTTTCAAAAGCTTGCGGTTATAGGATGCTTTGCGCAGCGATCCGGGAACGGTGAGAATACGTAAAGTGCTCATGGAAGTTTTGTGTTTGACGGCTTCACGCATCGTGCAGGGGTCGTCGGAAGGTCAGATCCGCAAAAGTGCCCGGCGCCGCAGGGATCGCTTTTTGCTTGGATAAACGGGTATGAGACAGGGCTTTCCCGATTCTGAAAAGGCGTCCGAAAAACCCGCAGACCTTCGTCGTGAGAACGCGCACATGATCCCGATGATTTACCGGTCCGCACGCGTGTAAAGTGATACGCGAATGACGGGAAGGAGCGCGGCATGGACACGAAGCCAACGCATCCAACACGGAGTCAGAGACTGTTCGATCTGATTTCCACCCCCTTGCGGCTCTCCGTCAAGCGAAGAACGGAGGAAATCAGCTCGTCGCAAATTGATGGGAAAGAGGTGACCCGGCACAGGGTGACAATCTCGCGGCAGCTCAGTCCACTGGGAGTCATCATGCTGCTGCTGCAACTGATTGCGTTTCTGATCTGGTTCTACTACCGGCTGTGGGATTGATCAGGATTGCACACGCAGCATCTTGTGGCGGAAACAGTCGACGGTGTGGTCATTGACCATGCCCGCGCCCTGCATGAAGGCGTAGCAGATCGTCGGCCCGACGAACTTGAAACCGCGCGCCTTCAGCTCTTTGGACATCGCCTCGGCTTCGGGGCTGATGGCAGGGATGTCCTTGATCGTTTTGAAGCGGTTATGAATCGTCTTCCCGCCGGTGAACTGCCAGATGAAGGTGTCGAAGCTGCCGAACTCTTTTTGCACCGCCAGAAAGGCGCGGGCATTGCCGACAATCGCCGCCATCTTCAGGCGGTTGCGCACCAGCCCCGCATCCAGCAGCAGCCGCGCCACGTCCTTGTCGGTGAAGCGCGCAATCTTCTGCGGATCGAAGTTGCACAATGCCTTGCGATAGTTTTCGCGCTTATGCAAAACGGTGCGCCAGGAGAGCCCCGCCTGCACCGCGTCCAGCACCATGAACTCGTAGAGCTTGCGGTCGTCATGCACCGGCACCCCCCACTCCTCGTCATGGTAGGCCAGCATCAGTTCGTCCTTCTCATCCGGCCACGCGCAACGCTTCTTCGCAGTCTCCTTCATGCCTACTCCTTCGGATGCACATAGCCGCCCGCCGCGCGCACGCGCTCGAGGCGTTCGGCGAGCAGGTCGTCGATTTTGTCCAGATGCGTCTGCGAGAGCTTCCAGCCCGAGCCGCCGGCGGTTTCTTCGATCTGTGACGGGCGGCGGGCGCCGACAATGGCGCTGGTGACTTCGGGCCGCCGCAGCACCCAGGCGATGGCGAGCTGGGCCACGGTCTTGTTGTACTGCCCGGCAATCACCCGCAGGCCCTCGATGAAATCGAGATTGATTGCCACATTGGGCGGCGTGTGCTCTTTGGAACGCTGCCGCCAGTCATCCTCGGCCATGCGCTGGGGATCGAATTTGCCCGTCAGCAGTCCGGCCTGCATGGGACTGTAAGCCAGAAAGCCGATGTGGTGCCCGGCGCCATAGGGCAGGGCCTCCTTTTCCACCAAGCGGCGCATGAGGCTGTAGGCGCTCTGCAAACTGGAGATGTGCCGCACCTTTTCCGCGCGGTACATGTGATTCATGTCATAGTGGAAATTGGATACGCCGCCGTAGCGCACCTTGCCTTCGGCAATCAGGTCGCCGATGGCCTTCCAGCCCTCTTCAAGGTGCTCCTCATCGGCGGGCCAGTGGATCTGATACAGGTCAATCGCATCGATCTTCAGCCGCTTGAGGCTCTGCTCGCATTCGCGCTTGACGCTCTCAGCCTTCAGGCTCTGCGAAACTTCGCGCTGCTCATTCCACACCTGCGAGCACTTGGTGGCGATGATCACATCCTTGCGCCGTCCGGCAATGGCTTTGCCCACCACCTCTTCACTGTGTCCGAGGCCGTAGATGGCCGCGGTGTCAATCCAGTTGATGCCCAGTTCCAGTGCGCGATGAATAGCGGCAATGGAGTCGCGGTCATCCTGTTCCCCCCAACTGAAAGCCGTCCCCTGCCCTCCCATCGCCCACGCCCCCACGCCGATTTCGGTCAAATCTAAGCCGGTGTTTCCGAGTTTACGAGTTTGCATAATGGGACCTCCCTAACTATTTATTCACCAAACAGTATGCACGCTTGGAACGAGATCAGATTGGAGATCGATACTCCCGATTGATTGCCGTTACCACGAAGTAAAGGCTTACTCCTAGCGCAAAAATCGTCAGTGCCACCTCAACGACCAAAACAAGTACGTAACAAGCTTGCAAGGATGAGTAGTTTGGCAGCAACAATATCGACATTGCAGTCGGGAGCACGATAGCCAGAATGCTCTTGACCAAGTCAGGTGCCAGTGATTGTCGGTGCTTTTCGATCAGTTGACACCTGCGAAGCGAAACATCATATCTCGGGTCTTTCTTCAGTGCCCCTGCTATGTCGCTGGAATAGATGTGACTCCGCATCCCACCACCTGCGATCCGATTGATATCGTTTTCTATCGCCTTTGAATCAGCACAATCAACAGGAATCGCTTGGCCGTTCGAAGTCATAGAATCTCGAACAAGTCGAACGAGATTTTCAAAGTGCGACTGATACTGTTGCTGCAACTGTTGCAAACGGAATACAACGAAGACACCAAGGAAAGCCACTAAAGCCATGTTTCCCTGAAAAACGGTACTGTGAAAATACAGCCAGATCGTTGATTGATCTGCGGGCATGTTCATAGTCTATTCCTTCGGCACATTGTCTTTGGTGTAGGGCGCAGTGAGGATCAACAGGCGCGGGTCATCGAGCAGGGGATTCCAGCAGGGATCGGAGAATGGCCAGGATTTGACGGTGGAATCGAGGGCAATCGCATGGGCAAGATCTGCCAGCGCTGTGTCGGCGCGGCCCGCGACGGAGTTGTCGCAGCCGCGGTGCCACCATGCGCTGACGTAATCGGGCTTGAGGCCGAGCGCCCTGTCGAAGGCCCGCTGGGCCTCGGCGTGGCGGTTCAGGCGGGCCAGCGTTGCACCGTAACTGTGCCATGCCCGCGCGTTGTGAGGATTGTACGTCAGGGAGCTGTCGAACAGGCTCAGCGCGGCCTCGAGATGTCCGGGCAGGTACTCGGAGTAGCCGCGTTCGAAGAAGAGATCCGAGGATTGCAGCGAATCCGCAGGCTCAGGGGCCGGAAGCGGATCGCCAAAAGCCGCCCATGCGAAAATCATGGGCAGCAGCACGCACAGGTACGTCATGGCTTTACCGCTGCCGGTTATTCCGCAGCCGCGAGCTTCCGCCAATGGGCCAGACCCACATTGCCGTAGATCCGACGGATACATGCCTGCTTTTTGCCGTCCAGCACTTTCTGAGCGATCTCGCCCACGGAACGCGCGTGCAAATCCTGCCAGCCGCGCTCAGTCTCCAGCCAGGCCACGATCTCTCCCGGTTCGTATTCCTCGCCGCCGCCATGCAGGGTCTCGAACATATCAATCGCCGTGGCCTTGTCCAGCGGCCGCAGGACCGCGCCGCGTTCCGTGACAATCCGCGTAAAACTCTGCATCGCTATTTCGACTACTTTGTTCATCGTATACCTCTTTGACCGGTTAAGACTATCTCCTGACCCTGCATGTCCTGTTCTTTACACTCGCGTTCGTGATCTTTTGCTCCTGAAATTTGGCTACTTCGTCATCCACTTCTTAAACCAGCCCGCAATGCCTTCGAGCCGGATCACACGCCGGTCGGGCCTTCCGCCGCGACTCAAACCATGGGACTCTTCGGGGAAGCGCCAGAATTCGACGGGAGCCTTGCCACGGATCTTGATGCGCGCATAAAGCTGTTCGGCCTGTTCCACCGCGCAGCGCATGTCGTTCTCATTGTGCAGAATCAACAGCGGGGTACGGATGTTGTCGGCATAGGAGATGGGCGACATGGCGGCATAGCCCTCGGGATTGTCCCACGAATAGCCGCCGAACTCATAGTTATCCTGAAAGCCGATATCCGAGGTGCCGGCAAAGGTGGACAGATCCACCACCGAGCGCTGCGTGACAGCGGCGCGGAAGCGATCCGTGCGGCCCACGGCCAGATTGGTCATATAGCCGCCGTAAGAGCCGCCGGTGATGCCGATGCGTTTCTTGTCCACATAGGGCTGCGCCTCCATCCAATTGGCGGCGGCAAGGATATCTTCGTAATCATACGTGCCCCATGCCGCCACGGTGCAGCCGGCGAACTCCTTGCCATACCCTTGCGAACCGCGCGGGTTGGTGAAGAACACCACGTAACCTTCCGCCGCCAGATACTGCATCTCATGGAAGAAGGTGCGGCCATACTGCGTACGCGGGCCGCCGTGCACCTCGAGAATCGCCGGATATTTTTTCCGCGGATTGAAATCGGGCGGCGTGACCACCCAACCCTGCAGCCGCGTGCCGTCGCCCGACTTGAAATGAACTTCCTTGGTTCTGCCCAGCGCGCGTGTGGCCAGAAAATCTTCGTTGAAACCGGCCAGCCGCTCGAAGGCCGGATGCGCGGCGGTGTTATCGTCACAGAACTGAATTTCGCCGATGGTCTCGAAGTCCAGATGCAGCAGCGCCAGCGCCGCGCCGGATACCGTGTACAATCCCACCTGTCCGGGGACATCCCACACCGGCTCGGGAGTTCCGGGCTTCAGACCGATGCGTGCCAGATAGGTGTCGCCTTCGGAGGTAATCTGGTAATAGATCTTGCGGCTGTCCGCGCTCCAGGCTACCAGTGGCAGGCCCAGACCGTAGCCGCAATCGCCAATGGTAATATCTCCGGGCTGAC contains:
- a CDS encoding carboxypeptidase regulatory-like domain-containing protein; protein product: MMVHRRLFLLAASFLLLTTAVFAQVGNIEGIVQLPAHGGPAAGATVVLYGPHPGDSLLATTDDQGAFHFDSVAVGPYRATATLAPYLPAMGGVFVRPGHTAHVNLVLRAVPTGIGRVEGVVLLPEHAGPAVGATVVLFRARGDSLTTVSDDSGRFVFDSARVGRHDIYAMLTGYRNAHGEVFVRDGLTSRVMLMLHTIPVPTFGNIAGTVIYAADSLPASGVMVTLFRMRHDSLTATTDAAGHFAFDSIATGGYTLRVVATGYLPIMREVGVRNGQTTHVTLVLRAEPTAVVEGLVTLADATPVAHAFVTLGGQGMHRFMRTMSDSLGHFAFQHVAAGHYVIAAEARNQGHTRQALDVADGQTVDVTLVLNDSTGGAQNSPADPNAADDPNALPVKQFMANNYPNPFNPTTTISFSVPLSGQVRLAVYDVLGRKVADLVNEYKDAGSYHVSFNGENLPSGLYFYRMNAGNLAHTGRMMLLK
- a CDS encoding NAD(P)H-dependent oxidoreductase, which produces MSTLRILTVPGSLRKASYNRKLLKLAESYLEKAGVELDRLDLCEYPLPPYDGDIEEGPGLPQHAWTIKARIAAAHGVIIACPEYNYSIPGTFKNVIDWTSRGGSNPWNGKVVGLMGASNGPFGTWRMMPQLRASLSGLQAFVIPQQVNVREAAKVWNEQGELVDEKLGPLVEKFVAAYMQTLELMKGRTA
- a CDS encoding DNA-3-methyladenine glycosylase I → MKETAKKRCAWPDEKDELMLAYHDEEWGVPVHDDRKLYEFMVLDAVQAGLSWRTVLHKRENYRKALCNFDPQKIARFTDKDVARLLLDAGLVRNRLKMAAIVGNARAFLAVQKEFGSFDTFIWQFTGGKTIHNRFKTIKDIPAISPEAEAMSKELKARGFKFVGPTICYAFMQGAGMVNDHTVDCFRHKMLRVQS
- a CDS encoding aldo/keto reductase, yielding MQTRKLGNTGLDLTEIGVGAWAMGGQGTAFSWGEQDDRDSIAAIHRALELGINWIDTAAIYGLGHSEEVVGKAIAGRRKDVIIATKCSQVWNEQREVSQSLKAESVKRECEQSLKRLKIDAIDLYQIHWPADEEHLEEGWKAIGDLIAEGKVRYGGVSNFHYDMNHMYRAEKVRHISSLQSAYSLMRRLVEKEALPYGAGHHIGFLAYSPMQAGLLTGKFDPQRMAEDDWRQRSKEHTPPNVAINLDFIEGLRVIAGQYNKTVAQLAIAWVLRRPEVTSAIVGARRPSQIEETAGGSGWKLSQTHLDKIDDLLAERLERVRAAGGYVHPKE
- a CDS encoding tetratricopeptide repeat protein, with translation MTYLCVLLPMIFAWAAFGDPLPAPEPADSLQSSDLFFERGYSEYLPGHLEAALSLFDSSLTYNPHNARAWHSYGATLARLNRHAEAQRAFDRALGLKPDYVSAWWHRGCDNSVAGRADTALADLAHAIALDSTVKSWPFSDPCWNPLLDDPRLLILTAPYTKDNVPKE
- a CDS encoding S9 family peptidase; its protein translation is MAATKKTAKTRITAQDFAALKFVRSLALSPDGALLAYTLSWCDLEKKKYFANLHVLDTQTGESRQWTFGEHSDRAPVWSEDGTRLAFLRNEKGVDRILLIERSGGEPREIFKTLGAFSDMKWAEQDSTLIVKYRKSDPDPDAEKALEEGKDVEHKTPAVRKINRLYYRLDGDGFLPEERWQLYRLDLATQEFLPLTQGKVDVESWTLAPDGKTAAYVSNAHRDPDVHPFHMQITLLNVRTGRKKPLNVPLGEKDAVAFSPNGKYLVYIGHHNLQDAWGVEQLHPWLVDLTTGKQRNLTPGFDRQPGDITIGDCGYGLGLPLVAWSADSRKIYYQITSEGDTYLARIGLKPGTPEPVWDVPGQVGLYTVSGAALALLHLDFETIGEIQFCDDNTAAHPAFERLAGFNEDFLATRALGRTKEVHFKSGDGTRLQGWVVTPPDFNPRKKYPAILEVHGGPRTQYGRTFFHEMQYLAAEGYVVFFTNPRGSQGYGKEFAGCTVAAWGTYDYEDILAAANWMEAQPYVDKKRIGITGGSYGGYMTNLAVGRTDRFRAAVTQRSVVDLSTFAGTSDIGFQDNYEFGGYSWDNPEGYAAMSPISYADNIRTPLLILHNENDMRCAVEQAEQLYARIKIRGKAPVEFWRFPEESHGLSRGGRPDRRVIRLEGIAGWFKKWMTK